GGGTCTTAAAACATGAGGGGAGGCTTTGAGTGTGTGAGCTGGTAAGTTCACGTCCTCATGCCGACCATATTTATTTATGACTCGAGAGGTCAGCCCAGCGCCGGCCACTGTGGTGGTATGGGtaagaattttttatttttcatttacaaAGTAAAATCACAGAGGTGTCATTTCTACCTGAACAtcacttgttgtttttttttttttataaattgtttGATGCTTCATGTACTGACcatttcttgaaattgtattttgtTACAAGTTTACTTGCTGTTTCGACTGCGAGAGTATTATTTCATATACTGAAAAGTAGGGTTGTcccaatcaggattttttagctcccgatcaccCGAGTTTGAGTATCtaccgatccgatcactttttttggctcccgatagatttccgatacttttttccgatcagatacattttggcaatgaattaaaaaaaaagaaaggattaaaactaaattatcccaagtttcctttattgtccattgaagaacaacatggacatatttcAACAAAGCCTAGTGcagaaaaagtgcagaatagtgcaataacaaaaataaatacatttaatttcaatccatccagtcaaactcacaaacacaagaaaattaaaaaactttttggcttaaccttagtgcaacattctgaatagcagcagcttaatgcacaatgaacatatataaaacttcacaattcaaacatgtaaaccatgttagttttcGCTTACTTCGGCCACTGGCcagaagtgacgttaaatgcaacgatatataacacgattgaatatatatattaactaggtatgtcccgatacttttttggccgatacagatgttttgaaaatgccgtgatcggggccgatactgatCGATCGGGACAGCACTAGTTACAAGTTTACTTGCTGTTTTGACTGTGAGAGTATTTCATAAACTGAAAAGTCATTTTATTGTCTCACATACTTTGTGCATTTGAAAGCTGATGTTTGACGAGTTGTGGTGGTCACTGTTGCTGTGCAGGCTGAAGACTCTTCCCAGGCCCAAGTTCTCCGTGTGTCTCCTGGGAGATCAGCAGCACTGCGATGAAGCCAAGGCTGCTGACATGCCCCACATGGACATTGAAGCTTTGAAGAAGCTAAACAAGAACAAGAAGCTGGTCAAGAAGCTTGGTAAGGAGTTTGTTTTTCACTAAAAGAAACTTGATGGGTAAAGATAAGTGCCATCTTAATTAaatatttcctttttcttccagCCAAGAAGTATGACGCCTTCCTGGCCTCAGAGTCTCTGATTAAGCAGATCCCCCGTATCCTGGGTCCTGGACTCAACAAAGCCGGCAAGTTCCCCTCCCTGCTCACCCACAACGAGAACCTGCTCACAAAAGTGGATGAGGTCAAATCTACCATCAAATTCCAGATGAAGAAGGTTTGTATATCAGTTCAGACTTTTGAAACTGTTCCTCTTGTGGTTTTCGTCTATTTGAAATATGATGCAGGTCGTCTTACAGTAACATTGCTGTGTGTTGTAGGTGCTCTGTCTGGCTGTGGCCGTGGGACACGTGAAGATGACGGAGGATGAGCTCGTCTACAACATCCACTTGGCGACCAACTTCCTCGTGTCTCTGTTGAAGAAGAATTGGCAGAACGTACGCGCTCTCTACGTCAAGAGCACGATGGGCAAACCCCAACGCCTCTATTAAATACAGATTTTCTTAATAAATGTGGAGGTGCTCCGAAGTTGGTTGTTTGGGTCATCTTTTTTGCCTGTTAAACTGAATTATTCCTGTCAAATGTGTTAATGTAAGTAGATACAAAAGAATGCACCATAAAGCAGTGAAACGTATATTTGCTTACATTAGTGGAATTgctgacaaataaaaataaaaacagctttaaaCTAGCTTatggccagaggtgtcaaaagtattcgcATTCATTACTTAGATAGAAGTAtagatagagtttaaaaatactcctgttgaagtatctactcaagtaaatgtataaaagtactggtttcaaaactacttaaagtgtaaaagtaatgtaagggggaaaaaagccattgaaaatgaatgcatcttagtataatgcaaatatattaaagaaccatatatgtgtactattgagcattaacatgtgtttcagagagcagaatatatgatgactagttgcctataagtattgtaatggtgcaagaagtcaaacttcagaggcatgttatcatttatcctaaccttaattggaatgtacatccaagtttagttgcaggaatctgagggaacggatgtaagaaaaaaaacgacaagatcatctgaaacaaccacaaccaaattccctctatccggatggagcaatttaactggatagtttttttttaaaggccgaaatgaaatagagtaatgaggctgtttttaaaatgtgaggagtaaaaagtacagataattgtgtgaaaatgtaaggagtaaaagtaaaaagtcgtctgaaaaataattactccagtgaagtagataaccaaaatttctacttaagtaacataacgaagtatttgtacttcgttacttgacacctctgcctatGGCAATAATCAAGGTTTGAAGCTGAACTTAAAGGTGTAGGCATGCAGGGAGGTTTGGGAATAATTGCCCTGTATTTTAAGGAATTCTTTCTCAAAATGTTCAGAATATTcatttattgaaaatgtcactGTTTATGCAGAGTAGCATTTTTAGGAATCCACAAA
This is a stretch of genomic DNA from Cololabis saira isolate AMF1-May2022 chromosome 12, fColSai1.1, whole genome shotgun sequence. It encodes these proteins:
- the rpl10a gene encoding large ribosomal subunit protein uL1; this encodes MSKVSRDTLYECVKEVLQGSLAKPRKFTESVELQISLKNYDPQKDKRFSGTVRLKTLPRPKFSVCLLGDQQHCDEAKAADMPHMDIEALKKLNKNKKLVKKLAKKYDAFLASESLIKQIPRILGPGLNKAGKFPSLLTHNENLLTKVDEVKSTIKFQMKKVLCLAVAVGHVKMTEDELVYNIHLATNFLVSLLKKNWQNVRALYVKSTMGKPQRLY